One window from the genome of Paraconexibacter algicola encodes:
- a CDS encoding TetR/AcrR family transcriptional regulator, protein MPDTLDTSAAARGERRRARTRTAIMDAAEEVFRRDGYEPARIEEIAERADVSVGSIYTHFENKRGLYLTLVERSLALFGEYMLRSEDPSFTPLQRVLAGGDAYLRFHQEHPGAFQFLAFRAPGVAGLTDDDALEARIRDQVGGLLERFAQNIDAAIAAGEARPVDSARLARYLWGAWNGVIGLRLQPDGLRLSDAEITETLELARWLLREGLATGALRGPDGAVDGRVPLPRIR, encoded by the coding sequence ATGCCCGACACGCTCGACACCTCCGCGGCCGCCCGCGGCGAGCGCCGGCGCGCACGGACGCGCACGGCGATCATGGACGCGGCCGAGGAGGTCTTCCGCCGCGACGGCTACGAGCCCGCCCGCATCGAGGAGATCGCCGAACGCGCCGACGTCTCGGTCGGCTCGATCTACACGCACTTCGAGAACAAGCGCGGCCTGTACCTGACCCTCGTCGAGCGCTCGCTCGCCCTGTTCGGCGAGTACATGCTCCGCAGCGAGGACCCGTCCTTCACCCCGCTGCAGCGCGTCCTGGCCGGCGGCGACGCGTACCTGCGCTTCCACCAGGAGCACCCCGGCGCCTTCCAGTTCCTCGCCTTCCGCGCGCCCGGGGTCGCCGGGCTCACGGACGACGACGCGCTCGAGGCCCGCATCCGCGACCAGGTCGGCGGCCTGCTGGAGCGGTTCGCGCAGAACATCGACGCGGCGATCGCGGCCGGCGAGGCCCGGCCCGTCGACAGCGCCCGACTGGCCCGCTACCTCTGGGGCGCGTGGAACGGCGTGATCGGCCTGCGGCTGCAGCCCGACGGGCTGCGCCTCTCCGACGCCGAGATCACTGAGACGCTCGAGCTCGCCCGCTGGCTCCTGCGCGAGGGCCTCGCGACGGGCGCCCTGCGCGGGCCCGACGGTGCGGTCGACGGCCGCGTGCCGCTCCCCCGGATCCGCTGA